The following coding sequences lie in one Buchnera aphidicola (Stegophylla sp.) genomic window:
- the purH gene encoding bifunctional phosphoribosylaminoimidazolecarboxamide formyltransferase/IMP cyclohydrolase, with product MKKKKQIIQTAIISVFNKCKLVKFATGLLRNNIKIFSTSGTRSELNKNNIQTYHINRLTQYPEIMNGQIKTIHPKIFGGILGNKKKYFDVIQQYQILTIDMVIVNFYPFNNIDKNIDIEKMIDIGGPAIVRAAAKNYKNVIVITNILDYEKVLHEIYNTNSVSIKTRLQLAYKAFDYTMNYDYNILKYYSSKMKSLYANQKKHFFPKQLNLQYIKKQKLKYGENPHQKSVFYIKKKNSFTGTIGSFKQLHGTLLSYNNISDANIALECVNQFDKPACVIVKHGSPCGAAISKNIQISYLLAYNSDPISSFGGVIGFNNIIDDDTIRLILEKQFVEVIVGPEITPQGLQSIQKKKNIKLLICGYCNKKNISSLELHSVNNGLLVQQNNIVNNHIHDWVVVSKKIPSDLEKKNALFLWKIVKFVKSNAIAYGNNFHTISIGSGQTSRIDAVKIANTKYCSEYKKIDCKKQNIIMASDAFFPFRDSVDLASVVGVSCIIQPGGSIRDSEVIQAVNDHNISMIYTGIRNFKH from the coding sequence ATGAAAAAAAAAAAGCAAATTATTCAGACTGCTATTATAAGTGTATTTAATAAATGTAAATTAGTAAAATTTGCTACAGGTTTGTTAAGAAATAATATTAAAATTTTTTCTACTTCAGGAACAAGATCTGAATTAAATAAAAATAATATACAAACATATCACATTAATAGACTGACACAATATCCAGAAATTATGAATGGACAGATAAAAACTATACATCCTAAAATTTTTGGAGGAATTTTAGGTAATAAAAAAAAATATTTTGATGTTATTCAACAATATCAAATATTAACAATTGATATGGTGATAGTAAATTTTTATCCATTTAATAATATCGATAAAAATATTGATATAGAAAAAATGATTGATATAGGTGGACCTGCTATAGTACGTGCTGCTGCAAAAAATTATAAAAATGTAATAGTTATAACAAATATATTAGATTATGAAAAAGTTTTACATGAAATATATAATACTAATTCTGTCAGTATAAAAACTAGATTGCAGTTAGCTTATAAAGCATTTGATTATACGATGAATTATGATTATAATATTTTAAAATATTATAGTAGCAAAATGAAAAGTTTATATGCTAATCAAAAAAAACATTTTTTTCCTAAACAATTAAATTTACAATATATAAAAAAACAAAAATTAAAATATGGAGAAAATCCTCATCAAAAATCGGTTTTTTATATAAAAAAAAAAAATAGTTTTACTGGAACTATTGGTTCTTTTAAACAATTACATGGAACATTACTTTCATATAATAACATTTCTGATGCTAATATAGCATTAGAATGTGTAAATCAATTTGATAAACCTGCATGTGTTATTGTCAAACATGGTAGTCCATGTGGTGCAGCTATATCAAAAAACATTCAAATATCATATTTATTAGCATATAATAGTGATCCGATATCGTCATTCGGTGGTGTCATTGGTTTTAATAATATAATTGATGATGATACAATTCGATTAATTTTAGAAAAACAATTTGTTGAAGTTATTGTTGGTCCTGAAATTACTCCTCAGGGTTTACAAAGCATTCAAAAAAAAAAAAATATAAAGCTTTTAATATGTGGATATTGTAATAAAAAAAATATTTCATCTCTAGAATTACATAGTGTTAATAACGGTTTATTAGTTCAACAAAATAATATTGTTAACAATCATATACATGATTGGGTTGTAGTAAGTAAAAAAATACCTAGTGACTTAGAGAAAAAAAATGCTTTATTTTTATGGAAAATAGTAAAATTTGTTAAATCAAATGCTATTGCATATGGTAATAATTTTCATACAATAAGTATAGGGTCAGGTCAAACGAGTCGTATTGATGCTGTGAAAATAGCTAATACAAAATATTGTTCAGAATATAAAAAAATTGATTGTAAAAAACAAAACATTATTATGGCTTCTGATGCATTTTTTCCATTTCGAGATAGTGTAGATTTAGCTTCTGTAGTTGGAGTATCATGTATTATTCAACCTGGAGGATCAATTCGAGACTCTGAAGTTATACAAGCAGTAAATGATCATAATATTTCTATGATTTATACTGGAATACGTAATTTTAAACATTAA
- a CDS encoding TIGR00645 family protein, producing the protein MEKIIEKTIYASRWLLFPVYIGLSLGFILLTIKFFQQVFVIIPKIFIMSESGLVLIVLSLIDIALVGGLLVMVMFSGYENFISKMDINDNKKRLGWMGKMDVSSIKNKVASSIVAISSVHLLRLFMEIEKVLDNKIMWCIIIHLTFVFSAFGMAYIDKMSKKKNKNYHKNNIIMIKPFGYMIIIFIYHKI; encoded by the coding sequence ATGGAAAAAATTATTGAAAAAACCATATATGCTTCTCGTTGGTTATTGTTTCCTGTATATATTGGATTATCGTTAGGTTTTATTTTATTGACTATAAAATTTTTTCAACAAGTTTTTGTTATTATTCCGAAAATATTCATTATGTCTGAATCAGGATTAGTACTTATCGTTTTATCATTAATTGATATTGCGTTAGTTGGAGGTTTGTTAGTTATGGTTATGTTTTCAGGATATGAAAATTTTATTTCTAAAATGGATATTAATGATAATAAAAAACGATTAGGGTGGATGGGTAAAATGGATGTTAGTTCTATAAAAAACAAAGTTGCTTCATCTATTGTGGCAATTTCTTCAGTACATTTACTGCGTTTATTTATGGAAATTGAAAAGGTTTTAGATAATAAAATTATGTGGTGTATTATTATACACTTGACATTTGTTTTTTCCGCTTTTGGAATGGCGTATATTGATAAAATGAGTAAAAAAAAAAATAAAAATTATCATAAAAATAATATAATAATGATTAAACCTTTTGGTTATATGATAATTATTTTTATTTATCATAAGATTTAA